One genomic region from Candidatus Angelobacter sp. encodes:
- a CDS encoding glycosyltransferase family 1 protein, which translates to MKIIFAGTIGRSGLGGQAWASLQYLLGFRALGHDVLYLEDCGETTWVWNWEKQEWDYGLDYPSEYVNACLAPVGLGDRWIYRTNAGFRGLPPDQFHQFCAAADLLILRAAPLWVRRKEYDLPLRRAFIDVDPGFTQISIANGDKGLIEGISQCDR; encoded by the coding sequence GTGAAAATTATTTTCGCCGGTACCATTGGGCGTTCCGGCCTCGGCGGCCAGGCCTGGGCGAGTCTGCAATATCTGCTCGGCTTCCGCGCGCTCGGCCATGACGTTCTCTACCTGGAAGACTGCGGCGAAACCACCTGGGTCTGGAACTGGGAAAAACAGGAATGGGATTACGGGCTGGATTATCCCTCGGAATACGTCAACGCCTGCCTCGCGCCCGTCGGTCTGGGCGACCGGTGGATCTACCGGACGAACGCTGGCTTTCGTGGCCTCCCGCCGGACCAGTTCCACCAATTTTGCGCAGCGGCCGACCTGCTCATTCTGCGCGCCGCGCCACTCTGGGTCCGGCGGAAGGAATACGACTTGCCACTCCGCCGCGCCTTCATCGATGTTGACCCCGGCTTCACCCAGATCAGCATCGCCAATGGAGACAAGGGGCTGATCGAGGGCATCTCACAATGCGATCG